The Sphingopyxis fribergensis genome contains a region encoding:
- a CDS encoding cell wall hydrolase, with protein MADALRMRRTDVKHFVGVSAYKAGWPRLRESRASGTMDFDTRMKPELTLTARSTWRDPLPEKPAGPGRAFWAAIVGVMSVACLAFLLSSGQLRAPVVFGPYSVSVPLNFRAYDPERWAIMNAEDYADALKIDPTLPDPNSVGYGDAAALPPADPALLREEAFVGPPAKSYVFRGVTALDRERAHYCLTAAVYYEAASETDDGMRGVAQTVINRVRHPSFPNTVCGVVFQGSQRAGVCQFTFSCDGAMARAPERRNWLRASRVASAALGGTVFPKVGLATHYHTQAIWPRWGKSLVMTNIVGAHIFHRWRGRWGMPDAFRAPYLGREPVPGPYLPLAQQLTILKGQGLPPGAGPAPMLTGAAAPLPDTPAAPLPGTMAPAAPVAPPPAAAPAAQTYADPRLNQSGQVREEFKGSGEWKQ; from the coding sequence ATGGCCGATGCGTTGCGGATGCGCCGCACCGACGTGAAACATTTTGTTGGCGTTTCAGCCTATAAGGCGGGCTGGCCCCGTTTGCGCGAATCGCGCGCGAGCGGGACGATGGATTTTGACACGCGCATGAAGCCCGAACTGACCCTGACCGCCCGCTCGACGTGGCGCGACCCGCTGCCGGAAAAGCCGGCGGGGCCGGGGCGTGCCTTTTGGGCGGCGATCGTCGGGGTAATGTCGGTCGCCTGCCTCGCCTTCCTGCTGTCGAGCGGGCAGCTACGTGCGCCGGTGGTTTTCGGACCGTATAGCGTCTCGGTGCCGCTGAACTTTCGCGCTTATGACCCCGAACGCTGGGCGATCATGAATGCCGAGGATTATGCGGATGCACTGAAAATCGATCCGACGCTGCCCGACCCGAACAGCGTCGGTTATGGTGACGCAGCGGCATTGCCCCCCGCCGATCCCGCGCTGCTGCGCGAGGAGGCCTTTGTGGGGCCGCCGGCCAAATCCTATGTCTTTCGGGGGGTCACCGCGCTCGACCGCGAGCGCGCGCATTATTGCCTGACCGCCGCCGTCTATTATGAAGCCGCGTCCGAAACCGACGACGGGATGCGCGGCGTCGCGCAGACGGTGATCAACCGCGTGCGCCACCCGAGCTTTCCCAACACGGTATGCGGCGTCGTCTTTCAGGGGTCGCAGCGCGCGGGCGTGTGCCAGTTCACCTTCAGCTGCGACGGTGCGATGGCGCGCGCGCCCGAACGGCGGAACTGGCTCCGCGCGAGTCGCGTCGCGTCGGCCGCGCTCGGCGGCACTGTTTTCCCCAAGGTCGGGCTCGCGACGCATTATCACACGCAAGCGATCTGGCCGCGCTGGGGCAAGAGCCTGGTGATGACCAACATCGTCGGCGCGCATATCTTTCACCGCTGGCGCGGGCGCTGGGGCATGCCCGACGCGTTCCGCGCGCCTTATCTCGGCCGCGAACCGGTGCCCGGCCCCTATCTGCCGCTCGCGCAGCAACTGACGATCCTGAAAGGTCAGGGCCTGCCGCCCGGCGCCGGCCCCGCGCCGATGCTCACGGGCGCAGCCGCGCCGCTTCCCGACACCCCCGCCGCGCCGCTGCCCGGCACGATGGCCCCCGCGGCGCCCGTCGCACCGCCGCCCGCGGCGGCTCCCGCTGCGCAGACCTATGCCGATCCGCGCCTCAACCAGTCGGGGCAGGTCCGCGAGGAATTCAAGGGCAGCGGAGAGTGGAAACAGTGA
- a CDS encoding VOC family protein — translation MGHVKGIGGLFFRARDPEALNAWYKERLGIGAGCNADDSGPVDEWTWNVAAGPVVFAPFKADTDYFAADRQFMINLRVDDLDAVLAPFREAGDEVITKDEWNDPAIGRFARVHDPEGNPIELWEPPKG, via the coding sequence ATGGGACATGTCAAAGGCATCGGCGGACTGTTTTTCCGGGCGCGCGATCCCGAGGCGTTGAACGCCTGGTACAAGGAACGGCTGGGTATCGGCGCCGGCTGCAACGCCGACGACAGCGGGCCGGTCGACGAATGGACTTGGAACGTCGCGGCAGGCCCGGTCGTTTTCGCGCCGTTCAAAGCCGACACCGACTATTTCGCTGCCGATCGCCAGTTCATGATCAACCTGCGCGTCGACGATCTCGACGCCGTGCTCGCGCCGTTTCGCGAAGCGGGTGACGAGGTCATCACCAAGGATGAGTGGAACGACCCCGCGATCGGCCGCTTTGCGCGGGTTCACGATCCGGAAGGCAATCCGATCGAATTGTGGGAACCGCCAAAGGGCTGA
- a CDS encoding ATP-binding protein translates to MIGEVVDISGSASRILLDAAAIGKLSSSSDAAVAMAGQVGAQVKVRVGNIWLIASIRDQQLHERGEGLIVATIDFLGEGEEEKITGRIHNFRRGVTRYPIPGSQVFAATSADLKQIYAADERAHVEIGTVYPTKDIRGSLYVDAMLGKHFALLGSTGTGKSTSAALILHKICELAPQGHIVMIDPHGEYSAAFKGIGALFDVDNLAMPYWLMNFEEHCEVFVTAEGRDRQADCDVLARCLLQARTKNRLAEGMTKITVDSPIPYLLSDLLNILQNEMGKLDKATSSAPFMRIKGKIEEMRADPRYNFMFSGMLVADTMANFLGKIFRLPSDGRPISIIDVSGVPSDITGVVVAVLSRLTFDYAIWSRGEPQRPILLVCEEAHRYIPSKDTGQGQAVRKILERIAKEGRKYGVSLGLITQRPSDLAEGVLSQCGTIISMRLNNERDQHFVKAAMPEGARGFIDSIPALRNRECIVCGEGVSIPIRVYLDTLEEEKRPASSDPLFSKLWRETGGEAEILERVVKRWRSQGR, encoded by the coding sequence ATGATCGGCGAAGTCGTCGATATTTCGGGATCGGCCTCGCGCATCCTGCTCGATGCCGCGGCGATCGGCAAATTGTCGTCGTCGAGCGATGCCGCGGTGGCGATGGCCGGGCAGGTCGGGGCGCAGGTCAAGGTCCGTGTCGGCAATATCTGGCTGATCGCCAGCATCCGCGACCAGCAACTGCACGAACGCGGCGAAGGGCTTATTGTCGCGACGATTGATTTCCTTGGCGAGGGCGAAGAAGAGAAGATCACCGGCCGCATTCACAATTTTCGTCGCGGCGTCACCCGCTACCCGATTCCGGGCAGTCAGGTTTTCGCGGCGACCAGCGCCGACCTCAAACAGATATATGCCGCCGACGAGCGCGCGCATGTCGAAATCGGCACCGTCTATCCGACCAAGGATATCCGCGGGTCGCTCTATGTTGACGCAATGCTGGGGAAGCATTTCGCGCTGCTCGGCTCGACGGGTACGGGCAAGTCGACGAGCGCGGCGCTGATCCTTCACAAGATATGCGAGCTCGCGCCGCAGGGTCATATCGTAATGATCGACCCGCACGGCGAATATTCGGCGGCGTTCAAGGGAATCGGCGCGCTGTTCGACGTCGACAACCTCGCGATGCCCTATTGGCTGATGAATTTCGAGGAACATTGCGAAGTGTTCGTCACCGCCGAGGGGCGCGACCGCCAGGCCGATTGCGACGTGCTGGCGCGCTGCCTGCTGCAGGCGCGGACGAAGAACCGGCTTGCCGAGGGGATGACCAAGATCACGGTCGATTCGCCGATCCCGTATCTATTGTCCGACCTGCTCAACATCCTCCAGAACGAGATGGGCAAGCTCGACAAGGCGACGTCGAGCGCGCCGTTCATGCGCATCAAGGGCAAGATCGAGGAAATGCGCGCCGACCCGCGCTATAATTTCATGTTCTCGGGCATGCTCGTCGCTGACACGATGGCGAATTTCCTCGGCAAGATATTCCGCCTGCCGTCGGACGGTCGGCCGATTTCGATCATCGACGTGTCGGGGGTGCCGTCGGACATCACCGGCGTCGTCGTCGCGGTGCTGTCGCGCCTGACCTTCGATTATGCGATCTGGTCGCGCGGCGAGCCGCAACGCCCGATCCTGCTCGTCTGCGAAGAGGCCCACCGCTATATCCCGTCGAAGGATACCGGCCAGGGGCAGGCGGTGCGCAAGATCCTCGAACGGATCGCCAAGGAAGGCCGTAAATATGGCGTGTCGCTGGGCCTGATTACCCAGCGCCCGTCCGATCTGGCCGAAGGCGTCCTGTCGCAGTGCGGCACGATCATTTCGATGCGCCTCAACAACGAGCGCGACCAGCATTTCGTAAAGGCGGCGATGCCCGAAGGCGCGCGCGGTTTCATCGATTCGATCCCGGCGCTGCGTAATCGCGAATGTATCGTTTGCGGCGAAGGCGTATCGATCCCGATCCGCGTCTATCTCGATACGCTTGAAGAAGAAAAGCGTCCGGCGTCGAGCGATCCGCTCTTCTCGAAACTGTGGCGCGAAACCGGCGGCGAGGCGGAGATCCTCGAGCGCGTCGTCAAGCGTTGGCGCAGCCAGGGGCGTTGA
- a CDS encoding TIGR02186 family protein, whose protein sequence is MSAPRALLLSLAALLLPAAAHAADPRLVPDVSSRAIDIQYSFTGEELLLFGAILYPGQRLPDDRADIVVVLKGPVRPIILREKRRVAGIWVNASSIRLRTSPAFYAIGSSRPIDKLVDERTAAIFELGLANLSMSPSGFSEARKLERFEAGLTDLYRRSGLFVENPAAVEITEGVLYRARIPVPARVPVGTYRAETYLISRGRVLAVASRDVQIRKAGFERFVALAAQHHGFLYGLSAVLLSLVLGYGASAIFRRR, encoded by the coding sequence ATGAGCGCGCCCCGCGCCTTGCTCCTATCCCTCGCGGCGCTGCTGTTGCCAGCGGCCGCGCACGCCGCCGACCCGCGGCTGGTCCCCGACGTGTCGAGCCGCGCCATCGATATCCAGTACAGCTTTACCGGCGAGGAATTGTTGCTGTTCGGCGCCATACTCTATCCCGGCCAGCGCCTACCCGACGACCGCGCCGACATCGTCGTGGTGCTGAAGGGGCCGGTGCGGCCGATCATCCTGCGCGAAAAGCGGCGCGTCGCGGGCATCTGGGTCAATGCCAGCAGCATCCGCCTGCGCACGTCGCCGGCCTTTTACGCGATCGGATCGTCGCGTCCGATCGACAAGCTGGTCGATGAGCGGACCGCGGCGATTTTCGAACTCGGGCTAGCCAATCTGTCGATGTCGCCGAGCGGCTTCTCCGAGGCAAGGAAGCTTGAGCGTTTCGAGGCGGGGCTGACCGACCTTTATCGTCGCTCGGGTCTTTTCGTCGAAAATCCCGCCGCGGTCGAAATTACCGAAGGCGTGCTCTATCGCGCGCGCATCCCCGTGCCGGCGCGCGTTCCCGTCGGGACATACCGCGCCGAAACCTATCTGATCAGCCGCGGCCGCGTGCTCGCGGTCGCCTCGCGCGACGTGCAGATCCGCAAGGCCGGTTTCGAACGCTTCGTCGCGCTGGCAGCGCAGCACCACGGCTTTCTGTATGGCCTTTCGGCAGTGTTGCTGTCGTTGGTGCTCGGTTACGGTGCTTCGGCCATTTTCCGGCGTCGCTGA
- a CDS encoding sulfite exporter TauE/SafE family protein yields the protein MDLYLPVANLSVNALVIILLGGGVGFLSGMFGVGGGFLTTPLLIFYGIPPTVAAASAATQVTGASVSGVMAHLERGGVDLRMGWVLVAGGLLGSLIGAGLFELLTAWGQIDTVINILYVALLGIVGSFMGREAWGSFRAAQAGLPAPARKRRHHPMVANLPMRWRFYRSGLYISPLAPLLLGMVGGILTMLLGVGGGFIMVPAMLYLLGMGTQVVVGTSLFQILFVTIATTMVHALTTGAVDIVLAGLLLLGSVIGAQVGARFAQKVKPEYLRMALAAIVLLVALRMGVDLFIRPEEIYTVQ from the coding sequence ATGGATCTTTACCTCCCAGTCGCCAATCTGTCGGTCAATGCGCTGGTCATCATCCTGCTGGGTGGCGGGGTCGGCTTTTTGTCGGGCATGTTCGGGGTCGGCGGCGGTTTCCTGACCACGCCGCTCCTGATCTTTTACGGCATCCCGCCGACGGTGGCGGCGGCGTCGGCGGCGACGCAGGTGACGGGCGCGAGCGTGTCGGGGGTGATGGCGCATCTTGAGCGCGGCGGGGTCGACCTGCGCATGGGCTGGGTGCTTGTCGCGGGCGGCCTGCTCGGTTCGCTGATCGGCGCCGGTCTGTTCGAACTGCTCACCGCATGGGGTCAGATCGATACGGTGATCAACATCCTTTATGTCGCGCTGCTCGGTATCGTCGGCAGCTTCATGGGGCGCGAGGCGTGGGGAAGCTTTCGCGCTGCGCAGGCGGGATTGCCCGCACCCGCGCGCAAGCGGCGCCATCATCCGATGGTCGCGAACCTGCCGATGCGCTGGCGCTTCTATCGCTCGGGCCTCTATATTTCGCCGCTCGCGCCGTTGCTCCTCGGCATGGTTGGCGGCATCCTGACGATGCTGCTCGGCGTCGGCGGCGGCTTCATCATGGTGCCTGCGATGCTCTATCTGCTCGGCATGGGGACGCAGGTCGTCGTCGGCACGTCGCTGTTCCAGATATTGTTCGTGACGATCGCAACGACGATGGTTCACGCGCTGACCACCGGCGCGGTCGACATCGTGCTCGCGGGGCTGCTGCTGCTCGGCAGCGTGATCGGGGCGCAAGTCGGCGCGCGCTTCGCGCAGAAGGTGAAGCCCGAATATCTGCGCATGGCGCTCGCGGCGATCGTGCTGCTCGTCGCACTGCGCATGGGGGTCGACCTCTTCATCCGTCCCGAAGAAATTTACACGGTGCAATGA
- a CDS encoding glycosyl transferase family protein: MELSTAWLEWLVLGAGHELMLFASVGILLFGFDDLLFDALWLATRRHGPSLIPNAPPVEGRFAVFVPAWDEAKALPAMLQRTLSAWEGEDFRLYVGCYPNDAATLFAVSPLAARDARLRLVIGNREGPTTKGDNLNRLWAALGEDERAEGMLFSAIVLHDAEDHVHPGELALYRRYLGENAMVQIPVVPLLKRAERWVGGHYGDEFAEAHGKELVVRSRLGLPLPSAGVGCALTRTALALLAIERGGEPFRCDSLTEDYEIGMVIGAYGLGTRFVDTAGLAGDRVVSRGAFPGSTEKAVRQKSRWIAGIALAGWDHLGWPGSRQGDADLSASRAWTARWMLWRDRRAPLAALILLAAYVGGLLTALGWAGQHLLGWNAIIVGDGMRLLLTFNAVMLCWRMAMRGHFTARWYGLRTALLSLPRAFVANVIAMLAARRAIILYWRMLRSGEVVWDKTEHLENEGAHDDGFARAMAR, from the coding sequence AACTCATGCTTTTCGCATCGGTCGGAATATTGCTGTTCGGGTTCGACGATTTGCTGTTCGATGCTTTGTGGCTGGCGACGCGCCGCCACGGGCCATCGTTAATACCCAATGCGCCACCGGTCGAGGGGCGCTTCGCGGTGTTCGTGCCCGCCTGGGACGAGGCCAAAGCCCTTCCCGCGATGCTGCAGCGGACGCTCAGTGCGTGGGAGGGCGAGGATTTTCGCCTCTATGTCGGCTGTTATCCCAATGATGCCGCGACGCTCTTTGCCGTGTCGCCATTGGCCGCGCGCGACGCACGGCTGCGGCTTGTCATCGGCAACCGCGAGGGGCCGACGACGAAGGGCGACAATCTTAACCGGCTGTGGGCGGCGCTCGGCGAGGATGAGCGCGCCGAGGGCATGCTTTTCTCCGCCATCGTCCTTCACGATGCCGAGGATCATGTCCATCCGGGCGAACTCGCGCTCTATCGCCGCTATCTCGGTGAAAATGCGATGGTGCAGATCCCTGTCGTCCCCTTGCTCAAACGCGCCGAACGCTGGGTCGGCGGGCATTATGGCGACGAATTTGCCGAAGCGCATGGCAAGGAACTGGTCGTGCGCTCACGTCTCGGCCTGCCGCTCCCCTCGGCGGGGGTCGGCTGCGCGCTGACGCGCACCGCTCTCGCGCTGTTGGCGATCGAGCGCGGCGGCGAGCCGTTTCGCTGCGACAGCCTGACCGAAGATTATGAGATCGGCATGGTGATCGGCGCTTACGGCCTTGGAACGCGTTTTGTCGACACGGCCGGACTAGCGGGCGATCGCGTCGTGTCGCGGGGGGCCTTCCCGGGCAGCACCGAAAAAGCGGTGCGGCAGAAATCGCGCTGGATCGCCGGGATCGCGTTGGCCGGATGGGATCATCTCGGCTGGCCGGGGTCACGGCAGGGTGACGCCGACCTTTCCGCGAGCCGCGCTTGGACCGCGCGCTGGATGCTGTGGCGCGACCGCCGCGCGCCGCTGGCTGCGCTCATTCTCCTTGCAGCCTATGTCGGGGGGCTGTTGACCGCACTGGGCTGGGCGGGGCAGCATCTGCTGGGCTGGAATGCGATCATCGTCGGCGATGGCATGCGCCTGCTTCTCACCTTCAATGCGGTCATGCTGTGCTGGCGCATGGCGATGCGCGGGCATTTTACCGCGCGCTGGTACGGCCTTCGTACCGCGCTGCTTTCGCTGCCGCGCGCCTTTGTGGCGAATGTGATCGCGATGCTCGCCGCGCGGCGCGCGATCATCCTCTATTGGCGGATGTTGCGATCGGGCGAGGTCGTTTGGGACAAGACCGAGCATCTGGAAAATGAGGGCGCACATGATGACGGCTTCGCCAGGGCGATGGCGCGGTGA